ATTGCTGATCGGGCAGCATGTGATAGCAGCTCCATTACTCAAAAGAAGCGGGATTGAAGTATTGCCTACCGGCTACATGCTCATCGAAAGTGGCAGGCTTACCACCGTATCTTACATTAGCAATACCGTTCCTTTGCCCCGCGACAAACCGGGTATCGCTGCGTGTACCGCGTTGGCCGGAGAGTTTCTTGGCCTTAAAAATATATTTTTGGACGCGGGTAGCGGGGCACAATTTCCGGTAAGCCCTGAAACCATCGCCGCAGTTCGCGCCAGTGTCGACACACCGATCATTGTAGGCGGCGGGATCGATTCCTATGAAAAAGCAGAGGCGGCGCTTACTGCCGGAGCCGATGTGATAGTAGTAGGTAACGGAATAGAACAAAATCCTGATCTGCTTCCGGAAGTTGCAGCCTGTGTGAAAGCTTTCAATCGAAAACTGGAAAGTGTTTAATAGAACAATGGTAGAATTTATTGGATAAAATAAAGGGATTTGGGTGTTTTCTAAGGAAATTTTAAGTTCTTGGAAAAATACAATCTCAAAATTTGGGAATATTCAAATTTATCATGTTACCTTTGCATCGAACCTTAATTACACCCAAGAAATGAAAAAATTCTTTGCATTTGCGTTTGTTGCCGGGATGGTAGCTTTCGCTGCTTGTACTAGCAAACCTGCTGACGAATCAGCTGATACTACTGCTGTAACTGTTGAAACTCCTGCAGTTGATACTGCTGCTGTTGATTCAGTTGTTGCTGATTCAGCTGCTGCTGACACAACTAAGTAATCAGACGTACAAGTCGAAAATCTTGAAAAGCTCTATGAAAATAGAGCTTTTCTTTTTTTATTTAAGGATGAAAAATATATCCTTTGCCTTGCTGGTCCCCACGGCTGCAAGTTCCTATTGTGAAGAATTATACTATCAATATAAATTCGAGTTCTCTCTTTCACGTCCCCGCCGCACCCGGCTGGGCGACTTTACGGTAAAGCCAGGTACTACTCCGCGGATCACCGTCAATGCAAACTTAAATCCATATAATTTCCTGATTACCTACATCCACGAGGTTGCACATTGTGCGGTGCATCATCTGTACAAAGGTCGCTTCAAAAAGCGGGTCGCTCCACATGGCGTCGAATGGAAAAGGGAATTTGAGCGGCTTTTACAACCGGTGATGAATGAAAATATTTTTCCGGAAGATATCCTGGCCGCTTTGCTTCGTTATTCTAAAAATCCGACCGCGTCCACGGGAGGCGATACATTACTTTTTAATGCAATCAGAAGGTACGATGAGCAGGCATTGAACTCCGGGAGGGTGGCGTTGGTCCAGCTCAATGAAGGTTCCAGCTTTGTTTTTCAAAACAGGCAGTTCACAAGGGGCATTTTGAGAAGAACCCGCGTCCTTTGCACGGACAAAGCTTCGCAGCGTCTTTACACAATTCCAGCTCATGCATTGGTTGAAGCATGTTGATCTTCAGAAATCAATGATCCGTTCAGTTTTAAGCTGTCTGGGAATCCTGCTTTGCTCTTCTTTACAAGCCCAGAAATCAGTTTTGTCAGGTGGAAACTGGTACAAGATGGCTATTACACAAACTGGTATCCACAGGATTGACGCAGCTTTTTTAGAGAAAATGGGCATTGATGCAGCTACCGTTCCGCCCAGCCAAATCAGGATCT
The genomic region above belongs to Dyadobacter pollutisoli and contains:
- a CDS encoding geranylgeranylglyceryl/heptaprenylglyceryl phosphate synthase encodes the protein MKTANYKIADLLSTRKEEKRKSFAVLLDPDKINFSTFPKFLEYAAGQGVDFFFVGGSLITNYAIDQLVAAIHEHTNIPAILFPGSSLHIDPSADAILLLSLISGRNAELLIGQHVIAAPLLKRSGIEVLPTGYMLIESGRLTTVSYISNTVPLPRDKPGIAACTALAGEFLGLKNIFLDAGSGAQFPVSPETIAAVRASVDTPIIVGGGIDSYEKAEAALTAGADVIVVGNGIEQNPDLLPEVAACVKAFNRKLESV